Proteins encoded in a region of the Acetonema longum DSM 6540 genome:
- a CDS encoding LptF/LptG family permease, translated as MFILLRYQIQELVFPLLLSILGICLIFLGELLFEMGRYVFVNKVPLAWILTLLLYRLPLLFVNALPISLLFAILFSIGRLEKDKELVIMRTAGVSNRKLLMPYLTIALIFSGVSFYCSDKIMPVVYPKSELLLRKIIFLSPPPEMVQNVFVREKNRVIYIGRIDLETQMLSHVMIYELQDDKIARVITAESGSLQGHSWTLRAGLIQEYDKQGRMAYETGYQQMQFHTEANTQLFRSERTTSDMDLAQLAQMIRDLHRQGIPTTSYEVDYYLKMTRPLTPFLFVLLCSPPFIRAKMQHKYYFAAGCLLFIFVFFGVSSWFVSAGRAKVLPPVWAAWLPVILFGGLGGLGVWWADRA; from the coding sequence ATGTTCATTTTATTGCGTTATCAAATTCAAGAACTTGTCTTTCCCTTACTATTATCGATTCTGGGGATTTGTCTGATATTTTTAGGCGAGTTGCTGTTTGAGATGGGAAGATATGTTTTTGTCAATAAGGTGCCTTTGGCCTGGATTCTTACCCTGTTGCTCTATCGCTTGCCGTTGCTTTTCGTAAACGCTTTGCCGATCAGTCTGCTTTTTGCCATTCTCTTTTCTATCGGCAGGCTGGAAAAGGATAAAGAACTGGTGATCATGCGTACGGCCGGAGTCAGCAACCGGAAATTATTAATGCCTTATTTGACGATTGCTTTGATCTTCAGCGGCGTTTCCTTTTATTGCAGCGACAAAATCATGCCGGTGGTCTATCCGAAAAGCGAACTGCTGCTGCGGAAAATTATTTTTCTGTCGCCGCCGCCGGAAATGGTGCAAAATGTCTTTGTCCGGGAGAAAAACCGGGTGATCTATATCGGCAGAATTGACTTGGAAACGCAAATGCTGAGCCATGTTATGATCTACGAGCTGCAAGACGATAAAATCGCCAGGGTCATTACGGCGGAAAGCGGCAGCCTCCAGGGTCATTCCTGGACTCTGCGGGCCGGACTGATACAGGAATACGACAAACAGGGCCGCATGGCCTACGAGACCGGCTATCAGCAGATGCAGTTTCATACCGAGGCCAACACCCAGCTGTTCCGGTCGGAAAGGACTACCTCCGATATGGACCTGGCGCAACTGGCTCAGATGATCCGGGACCTGCACCGCCAGGGGATTCCTACGACTTCCTATGAAGTGGATTACTATTTGAAGATGACCCGGCCCCTGACGCCGTTCCTGTTTGTCCTGCTTTGCTCCCCTCCCTTCATCCGGGCTAAAATGCAGCATAAGTACTATTTTGCCGCCGGCTGCCTGCTGTTTATCTTTGTGTTTTTCGGGGTCTCTTCCTGGTTTGTCTCAGCCGGCCGCGCCAAAGTCCTGCCGCCGGTCTGGGCTGCCTGGCTGCCGGTGATCCTGTTCGGCGGCCTGGGCGGCTTAGGGGTGTGGTGGGCGGACCGTGCCTAA
- a CDS encoding carboxypeptidase-like regulatory domain-containing protein, which yields MKKPAFLILAMFTLALLAAGCGGDDGGSKGVTLQIGVGDQSLNAVSGATIQYRDPDGTQKNAKTNANGIASIYITQTGSTMIDAIVYQGNAYTHSSYPDGIPMTLEGGLPGGTIPLPIQINTATGEIIGINSFKITELSGGSSDNPSSDNRVIRVKDHNGAMVSGATISYQESDGTSKTVMTNASGSASITVTQPGNITVISISTPSGSYSASISLYQKEFTLQIQADGKVSLVF from the coding sequence GTGAAGAAACCGGCATTTTTAATACTTGCAATGTTCACATTAGCCCTTTTGGCGGCAGGTTGCGGCGGGGATGATGGCGGCAGTAAAGGAGTTACTTTGCAAATTGGCGTGGGAGATCAATCCCTTAATGCAGTGTCTGGGGCGACTATCCAATATAGAGACCCGGATGGGACGCAAAAAAATGCAAAAACCAATGCCAATGGCATTGCCAGTATATATATTACCCAAACGGGATCGACTATGATAGATGCTATTGTATATCAAGGTAATGCCTATACGCATTCGTCATATCCAGATGGAATTCCTATGACATTGGAGGGTGGGTTGCCTGGTGGCACAATTCCGCTTCCTATTCAGATTAATACCGCTACAGGTGAAATAATAGGCATCAATAGTTTTAAAATTACTGAATTATCTGGAGGGAGTAGTGACAACCCGAGCAGCGACAACCGGGTTATACGGGTAAAAGATCACAACGGGGCCATGGTATCCGGGGCAACTATCTCTTATCAAGAGTCGGATGGAACGTCGAAAACTGTAATGACTAATGCAAGCGGTTCTGCTTCCATAACTGTTACTCAACCAGGAAACATCACGGTGATTAGCATTTCAACTCCGTCCGGGAGCTATTCTGCGAGCATCAGTCTTTACCAAAAAGAATTCACTCTCCAAATCCAAGCGGATGGCAAGGTGAGTCTCGTGTTTTAG
- a CDS encoding iron-containing alcohol dehydrogenase gives MNHFLFRLPTRVMFGQGALGSIAVECVTWGVKKAFLVTGRTSTKGSPHLAALIESLEQAGITVRLFAEVEADPSVETVDRGAALIKEFGADTVFAFGGGSPMDAAKSMSMLQGNPGSISDYIRGRKTISRPGLPLICIPTTAGTGSEVTAAAVTTDTKTREKIGLSHDYMMPKLAVIDPELHVSMPPGVTAATGIDALTHAIEAYVATQAEPITDALCLHAIRLIGSHLRRAVACGKDIEARSQMAAASLIAGAGFTNAGLGAVHGIAHPVGAQFGVPHGVANGIMLPYVMEYCLMADYAKFRDIAVAMGQDVTGLSLRDAAYLAVSAVRDLETDIGIPQTLAEAGVPQDKAEDIVKDAANYRLLPNSPRQLTIADLRTIVQRAMG, from the coding sequence ATGAACCATTTTCTGTTTCGACTGCCCACTCGAGTCATGTTCGGACAGGGCGCTCTTGGCAGTATTGCCGTCGAATGCGTAACCTGGGGTGTGAAAAAGGCCTTTCTGGTGACTGGCAGGACCTCCACCAAAGGTTCGCCGCATCTGGCCGCTTTGATCGAATCTCTGGAACAGGCCGGTATCACCGTCCGGCTGTTCGCTGAAGTCGAGGCTGACCCCAGCGTGGAGACCGTGGACCGGGGAGCAGCCCTGATTAAAGAGTTTGGCGCCGATACGGTGTTTGCCTTCGGCGGCGGCAGTCCCATGGACGCCGCCAAATCCATGTCCATGCTCCAGGGCAATCCTGGTTCCATCAGCGACTATATCCGAGGCAGAAAGACCATCAGCCGGCCGGGCTTGCCCCTTATTTGCATTCCCACCACGGCCGGCACCGGCAGTGAAGTAACGGCTGCGGCTGTGACAACCGATACCAAGACCAGGGAAAAGATCGGATTATCCCATGACTATATGATGCCGAAACTGGCCGTGATCGATCCGGAACTGCATGTCAGCATGCCGCCAGGAGTTACGGCTGCTACCGGCATTGATGCCCTGACTCATGCCATTGAGGCCTATGTGGCCACTCAGGCCGAACCGATTACCGATGCCTTATGCCTCCACGCCATTCGCCTGATTGGGTCCCATCTGCGGCGGGCAGTAGCATGCGGCAAGGATATTGAGGCCAGATCCCAAATGGCGGCAGCCAGCCTGATTGCCGGCGCCGGCTTTACTAACGCCGGTCTGGGCGCGGTCCATGGCATCGCCCATCCGGTGGGAGCTCAGTTCGGTGTGCCCCATGGGGTGGCTAACGGCATTATGCTGCCGTATGTAATGGAGTACTGCCTGATGGCCGATTATGCGAAGTTCCGCGATATCGCCGTGGCCATGGGCCAGGATGTGACCGGCCTGTCCCTGCGGGATGCAGCCTATTTGGCAGTTAGTGCCGTGCGCGACCTGGAGACCGACATCGGTATTCCTCAGACTTTGGCTGAAGCAGGCGTGCCCCAAGACAAAGCTGAGGATATTGTCAAAGACGCTGCCAACTACAGACTGTTGCCTAACAGTCCGCGTCAGCTGACGATTGCCGATCTGCGGACTATCGTTCAAAGAGCAATGGGGTAA
- a CDS encoding efflux RND transporter permease subunit, with protein MAKFFIDRPVFAIVLSILIVLGGLISIFVLPVAQYPQISPPIVNVSASYVGANAEVVEQSIAQIIEQQVNGVEGAVSMKSSSSDNGRYSLDVQFEVGVDADNAAVQVQNRVAQANSQLPQEVLQAGVVTKKTSPDNVMFFALFSPNKTYDSVFLKNYGSIYVVEELKRVKGVGNVMEFGPDFGMRIWLRPDKMARLGITASDVYNAVKEQNVQSPAGNIGQLPTAAQQEFQYTARVEGRLAEPEEFGKIIIRSQPDGSFVRLEDVARAEWGAREYTFKNNISGEESTAFSVQLTSDANALETVAQVREVIENAAKRFPPDMEHKIVVDNTIFVQESLKEVLKTFGEALVLVLIIVFLFLQSWRATLIPMLAIPVSLIGTFAVFLMMGFTINTLTLFAMVLAVGLVVDDAIVVVEAVEYHIRYSGLDPRQATYRAMEEVAGPVVAIAFVLASVFIPVAFFGGTVGVLYKQFALTITVSMALSALVALTLTPALCAMLLQPHDGTAHSGRLGGLFQRFNDWFDATIEKYGRGVAGSIRRSGAWLVGLVVIVVLTAGLFTALPSSFVPDEDQGYFFSSVMLPEAASMNRTTAVVDKVGENFRSISGIENTLEITGFDILSGSMKPNSALVVSALEPWEKRADKSLQVNSLLRSAMGKTKDIPEAVIMAFNAPALPGVGSVGGLSLMLLDRSGGSMDEMSQVAQQFVAAARQRPEIAVIYSGFRSDTPGYRFELDREKAKALGVPVQDVFNALQTFLGGLQVNDLNRFGRTYKVIMQAESEFRADANAVRFLHVRSSGGSMVPLSTLVKPVMINAPTVVTRYNASRSIQITANAAPGYSSGQVITALEQVAGQTLPASFSYEWSGQSREEKISGGRAPIVFGFAILFSFLCLAALYESWSIPFAVLLSIPTGLLGSVLAQYARGLDVNVYMQIGLIMLIGLAAKNAILIVEFAKVRVDGGMDPVKAAIEACCLRLRPILMTSLAFIIGCLPLALAKGAGAGSRTAMGTAVVGGMISATVIGIFLVPVLFVVIERIVAKISGRKDKKVSLR; from the coding sequence ATGGCTAAATTTTTTATCGACCGGCCGGTATTTGCCATCGTCCTGTCGATTCTGATAGTCTTGGGCGGCTTAATTTCCATCTTCGTTTTACCGGTTGCCCAGTACCCGCAGATTTCACCGCCTATTGTCAATGTCAGCGCCTCTTATGTAGGCGCTAACGCGGAAGTGGTGGAACAGTCCATCGCCCAGATTATCGAGCAGCAGGTCAACGGAGTGGAAGGCGCTGTATCCATGAAGTCTTCCAGTTCCGATAACGGCAGATACTCCCTGGACGTGCAGTTTGAGGTAGGAGTTGACGCTGATAACGCAGCGGTTCAGGTCCAGAACCGGGTGGCTCAGGCCAACTCTCAGCTGCCCCAGGAAGTATTGCAGGCCGGTGTGGTCACCAAAAAGACTTCCCCTGATAATGTCATGTTTTTTGCCCTGTTTTCCCCCAATAAAACCTATGACAGTGTTTTTCTCAAAAACTATGGCAGCATCTATGTGGTAGAAGAATTGAAACGGGTCAAAGGCGTCGGCAACGTCATGGAGTTCGGACCGGACTTCGGCATGCGAATCTGGCTGCGACCTGATAAGATGGCCCGTTTAGGGATTACGGCCAGTGATGTCTACAATGCCGTCAAGGAGCAGAATGTTCAGTCCCCGGCCGGCAATATCGGCCAGCTGCCCACGGCGGCCCAGCAGGAATTTCAGTATACCGCCAGAGTGGAAGGACGCTTGGCGGAACCGGAGGAATTCGGCAAAATCATTATCCGCTCCCAGCCTGACGGCTCCTTTGTCCGTCTGGAGGACGTAGCCAGAGCGGAGTGGGGCGCCAGGGAATATACGTTTAAAAACAATATCAGCGGCGAAGAGTCCACCGCCTTTTCGGTTCAGCTGACTTCAGACGCCAATGCCCTGGAAACAGTAGCTCAGGTCCGGGAGGTTATCGAAAACGCGGCCAAGCGTTTTCCGCCGGATATGGAGCACAAAATTGTGGTGGATAACACCATCTTCGTGCAGGAATCCCTCAAGGAAGTGCTGAAAACCTTCGGCGAAGCGTTAGTGTTGGTATTGATTATCGTGTTCCTTTTTTTGCAGAGCTGGCGGGCCACCCTCATTCCTATGCTGGCTATTCCGGTTTCCCTTATCGGCACATTTGCCGTTTTTCTGATGATGGGTTTTACCATCAATACCCTGACTTTATTCGCCATGGTGCTGGCGGTAGGTCTGGTGGTTGACGACGCCATCGTCGTGGTGGAGGCGGTGGAGTATCATATCCGCTATTCCGGTCTTGATCCCCGCCAGGCCACTTACCGGGCCATGGAGGAAGTGGCCGGACCGGTCGTTGCCATCGCTTTCGTGCTGGCTTCGGTGTTTATTCCGGTGGCCTTCTTCGGCGGTACGGTTGGCGTACTGTATAAGCAATTTGCCCTGACCATCACGGTGTCCATGGCCCTGTCGGCCCTGGTGGCTCTGACTTTGACCCCGGCATTGTGCGCCATGCTGCTGCAGCCCCATGACGGCACGGCTCATTCCGGCCGGCTGGGCGGACTGTTTCAGCGCTTTAATGACTGGTTTGACGCCACCATTGAGAAATACGGCCGGGGTGTGGCCGGCTCCATCCGCCGTTCCGGCGCCTGGCTGGTGGGCTTAGTGGTCATTGTGGTTCTGACGGCAGGTCTGTTTACAGCCTTGCCTTCATCCTTCGTCCCCGATGAAGACCAGGGATACTTTTTCTCCTCGGTGATGCTGCCGGAAGCGGCCAGCATGAACCGGACCACCGCCGTAGTGGACAAAGTCGGCGAGAATTTTCGCTCCATTTCGGGCATAGAAAATACCCTGGAAATTACCGGCTTTGACATCCTATCCGGCTCCATGAAGCCTAACTCAGCCCTTGTGGTCTCAGCTCTGGAACCCTGGGAGAAACGAGCGGATAAGTCTCTTCAGGTGAACTCCCTGCTGCGCTCGGCAATGGGTAAAACCAAAGATATCCCGGAAGCCGTGATCATGGCCTTTAATGCGCCGGCTCTGCCCGGTGTGGGTTCAGTCGGCGGCCTTAGCCTGATGCTCCTGGACAGAAGCGGCGGCAGCATGGATGAAATGAGCCAGGTAGCCCAGCAATTTGTCGCCGCTGCCCGTCAGCGCCCGGAAATCGCTGTAATCTATTCCGGATTCCGCAGTGATACGCCCGGCTACCGTTTTGAGCTAGACCGGGAAAAAGCCAAGGCCCTGGGAGTGCCGGTGCAGGATGTCTTCAACGCCCTGCAGACCTTCCTCGGCGGTCTGCAGGTCAATGACCTGAACCGGTTCGGCCGTACCTACAAGGTGATCATGCAGGCTGAAAGCGAATTCCGCGCCGATGCCAATGCTGTCCGCTTTCTGCATGTGCGCAGCTCCGGCGGCTCTATGGTGCCGTTAAGCACCCTGGTAAAGCCGGTGATGATCAATGCGCCTACCGTTGTCACCCGCTACAACGCCTCCCGGTCTATCCAGATCACTGCCAATGCCGCCCCCGGCTACAGTTCCGGTCAGGTCATAACCGCCCTGGAGCAAGTGGCGGGGCAGACCCTGCCGGCTAGCTTTAGTTATGAATGGTCGGGCCAGAGCCGGGAAGAAAAAATATCCGGCGGTCGCGCTCCCATTGTCTTCGGCTTTGCCATCCTGTTCAGCTTCCTGTGTCTGGCTGCTCTCTATGAGAGCTGGAGCATTCCTTTTGCGGTGCTCTTATCCATTCCCACCGGACTGCTGGGCTCCGTGCTGGCTCAATATGCCCGGGGACTGGATGTGAACGTCTACATGCAGATCGGCTTAATCATGCTGATCGGACTGGCGGCCAAAAACGCCATTCTGATCGTTGAATTTGCCAAAGTCCGGGTGGATGGGGGCATGGATCCGGTGAAGGCGGCGATAGAAGCCTGCTGCCTGCGGCTGCGGCCTATCCTGATGACGTCTCTGGCCTTTATTATCGGCTGCCTGCCCTTGGCTCTGGCCAAAGGCGCCGGCGCGGGCTCCAGAACCGCCATGGGAACGGCGGTAGTAGGAGGCATGATCAGCGCCACAGTGATCGGAATATTTTTAGTGCCGGTTCTGTTTGTCGTGATTGAACGTATTGTGGCTAAAATAAGCGGGCGTAAAGACAAAAAGGTTTCCCTCAGATAA